A region of Panicum virgatum strain AP13 chromosome 8N, P.virgatum_v5, whole genome shotgun sequence DNA encodes the following proteins:
- the LOC120685110 gene encoding uncharacterized protein LOC120685110 — protein MAEYWKESVARPGEVMLLRYEHLKEDAVGTLRRLAEFLCCPFADEEVASGVPKVVAALCGLDRMKMRPDLLAALVLLGHQQRPPGGKWAACPAAGLAPRAPAIRVLPARARRWPLSERELARAQSPPPPPVAAFSLAPA, from the exons atGGCCGAGTACTGGAAGGAGAGCGTGGCTCGGCCGGGGGAGGTGATGCTCCTCCGGTACGAGCACCTCAAGGAGGACGCCGTAGGGACACTAAGGAGGCTGGCCGAGTTCCTCTGCTGTCCCTTCGCCGACGAGGAGGTGGCCAGCGGCGTCCCTAAAGTTGTAGCTGCGCTGTGCGGCTTGGACAGGATGAAGATGCGTCCAG ACCTGCTAGCAGCGCTAGTGCTCCTGGGCCACCAGCAACGCCCTCCTGGTGGCAAGTGGGCCGCCTGCCCTGCTGCTGGCCTTGCGCCCCGTGCGCCCGCGATCCGCGTGCTGCCAGCACGAGCCAGGCGCTGGCCTCTGTCCGAGCGCGAGCTCGCTCGAgcgcagtcgccgccgccgccgccggtggctgcCTTCTCCCTCGCCCCGGCCTGA